Proteins found in one Buchnera aphidicola str. G002 (Myzus persicae) genomic segment:
- a CDS encoding co-chaperone GroES, whose amino-acid sequence MKIRPLHDRVLVKRQEVESKSAGGIVLTGSAAGKSTRGTVTAIGKGRVLDNGQIKPLDVKVGDTVIFNEGYGAKTEKINNEELLILTESDILAIVE is encoded by the coding sequence ATGAAAATTCGTCCGTTGCATGATCGTGTGCTCGTTAAACGTCAAGAAGTAGAATCTAAATCTGCAGGCGGTATTGTGCTCACAGGTTCTGCTGCAGGAAAATCTACTCGAGGCACAGTAACTGCTATTGGTAAAGGTCGTGTTTTAGACAATGGGCAGATTAAACCATTAGATGTGAAAGTAGGTGATACTGTTATTTTTAATGAAGGTTATGGTGCAAAAACAGAAAAAATTAATAATGAAGAGTTATTAATTTTAACTGAAAGTGACATTTTAGCAATTGTTGAATAG
- the groL gene encoding chaperonin GroEL (60 kDa chaperone family; promotes refolding of misfolded polypeptides especially under stressful conditions; forms two stacked rings of heptamers to form a barrel-shaped 14mer; ends can be capped by GroES; misfolded proteins enter the barrel where they are refolded when GroES binds), whose amino-acid sequence MAAKDVKFGNEARIKMLRGVNVLADAVKVTLGPKGRNVVLDKSFGAPSITKDGVSVAREIELEDKFENMGAQMVKEVASKANDAAGDGTTTATLLAQSIVNEGLKAVAAGMNPMDLKRGIDKAVISAVEELKNLSVPCSDSKAITQVGTISANADEKVGALIAEAMEKVGNDGVITVEEGTGLQNELEVVKGMQFDRGYLSPYFINKPETGIVELENPYILMADKKISNVREMLPILESVAKSGKPLLIISEDLEGEALATLVVNSMRGIVKVAAVKAPGFGDRRKAMLQDISILTGGSVISEELAMELEKSTLEDLGQAKRVVISKDTTTIIGGVGEKHTIQSRISQIRQEIQEATSDYDKEKLNERLAKLSGGVAVLKVGAATEVEMKEKKARVEDALHATRAAVEEGVVAGGGVALVRVAGKISNLRGQNEDQNVGIRVALRAMEAPLRQIVSNSGEEPSVVTNNVKDGKGNYGYNAATDEYGDMIDFGILDPTKVTRSALQYAASVAGLMITTECMVTDLPKEDKSSDSNSSPAGGMGGMGGMM is encoded by the coding sequence ATGGCCGCTAAAGATGTAAAATTTGGTAATGAAGCCCGAATTAAAATGCTTCGTGGAGTTAATGTATTAGCAGATGCAGTAAAAGTAACTTTAGGTCCAAAAGGTAGAAATGTTGTTTTAGATAAATCTTTTGGCGCACCTAGTATTACTAAAGATGGTGTATCAGTAGCTCGTGAAATCGAATTAGAAGATAAATTCGAAAACATGGGAGCACAAATGGTAAAAGAAGTTGCATCAAAAGCTAATGATGCAGCAGGTGACGGTACTACTACAGCAACATTATTAGCACAATCTATAGTTAATGAAGGTTTAAAAGCAGTTGCTGCTGGTATGAATCCTATGGATTTAAAACGTGGAATCGATAAAGCTGTTATTAGTGCTGTAGAAGAATTAAAAAATTTATCTGTACCATGTTCAGATTCTAAAGCTATAACTCAAGTTGGAACTATTTCTGCCAATGCAGATGAAAAAGTTGGTGCTTTAATTGCAGAAGCAATGGAAAAAGTTGGTAACGATGGAGTTATTACAGTAGAAGAAGGCACTGGTCTACAAAATGAACTAGAAGTCGTTAAAGGTATGCAGTTTGATCGAGGTTATTTATCTCCTTATTTTATTAATAAACCCGAAACTGGAATTGTAGAATTAGAAAATCCATATATTTTAATGGCTGATAAGAAAATATCTAACGTTCGAGAAATGTTACCAATATTAGAATCTGTCGCAAAATCAGGAAAACCTCTATTAATTATTTCAGAAGATTTAGAAGGTGAGGCTTTAGCTACTTTAGTTGTTAATTCCATGAGAGGTATTGTAAAAGTAGCAGCAGTAAAAGCCCCAGGATTTGGAGATCGTCGTAAAGCTATGTTACAAGATATTTCTATTCTTACTGGCGGTTCTGTGATTTCTGAAGAATTAGCTATGGAATTAGAAAAATCTACTCTAGAAGATTTAGGTCAAGCAAAACGTGTTGTTATTAGTAAAGATACTACGACAATTATTGGTGGTGTTGGAGAAAAACACACAATCCAAAGTCGCATTAGTCAAATTCGTCAAGAGATTCAAGAAGCTACTTCTGATTATGATAAAGAAAAACTAAATGAACGTTTAGCTAAATTATCAGGAGGAGTTGCAGTACTTAAAGTAGGAGCAGCTACTGAAGTAGAAATGAAAGAAAAGAAAGCTCGTGTTGAAGATGCATTACATGCAACTCGTGCAGCTGTTGAAGAAGGTGTAGTTGCTGGTGGTGGTGTTGCATTAGTACGAGTGGCTGGAAAAATATCTAATTTACGTGGTCAAAATGAAGATCAAAATGTAGGTATTCGAGTTGCTTTGCGCGCGATGGAAGCTCCGTTACGTCAAATTGTTTCTAATTCAGGAGAAGAACCTTCTGTGGTTACTAATAACGTAAAAGATGGAAAAGGTAACTATGGTTACAATGCAGCGACTGATGAATATGGTGACATGATAGACTTCGGTATATTAGATCCTACAAAAGTTACACGTTCGGCTTTACAATATGCTGCTTCTGTTGCTGGTTTAATGATCACAACAGAATGTATGGTTACTGACTTACCAAAAGAAGATAAATCTTCTGATTCCAATTCTTCTCCAGCAGGAGGAATGGGTGGTATGGGCGGAATGATGTAA